The following are encoded together in the Girardinichthys multiradiatus isolate DD_20200921_A chromosome X, DD_fGirMul_XY1, whole genome shotgun sequence genome:
- the LOC124863484 gene encoding integrator complex subunit 1-like, whose protein sequence is MNRPKPTTLRRPSAAKPSGHPPPGDFIALGSKSQTGEPKAPPVLLKPASTGLPADRKRETSSTLPSSSGLSTLTKRPKLATTPPVSALGRLADVAAVDKRAISPSIKEPSVVPIEVSPAVLLDEIEAAESEGNDDRVEGLLCGAVRQLKMNRAKPDITLYLSLMFLAKIKPNVFATQGIIEALCSLLRRDASINFKAKGNSLVSVLACNLLMAAYEEDENWPEIFVKVYIEDSLGERIWVDSSHCKTFVDNIQTAFATKMPPKSMLLQADSGRTAGDLSAGDSPHPSTPDEDDSQTELLIAEEKLSPEDEGQISPRYEELAESVEDYVLDVLRDQLNRRQPMDNVSRNLLRLLTATCGYKEARLLAVQRLEMWLQNPKLTRPAQDLLMSLCMNCSTHGADDMEVISSLIKIRLKPKVLLNHYMLCVRELLNAHRDNLGTMVKLVIFNELSNARNPNNMQVLHTVLQHSPEQAPKFLAMVFQDLLTNKDDYLRASRALLREIIKQTKHEINFQSFCFGLMQERKEATYVDMEFKERFVIQVTDLLTVSMMLGITAQVKEAGIAWDKGEKKNLEVLRSFQNQIASIQRDAVWWLHTVVPTISKVGAKDYVHCLHKVLFTEQPETYYKWDNWPPESDRNFFLRLCSEVPLLEDTLMRILVIGLSRDLPLGPADAMELADHLVKRAAAVQSDDLEVLRVERIQLIDAVLNLCTYHHPENIQLPAGYQPPNLAISTLYWKAWLLLLVVAAFNPQKIGSAAWDGYPTLKMLMEMVMTNNYTYPPCTIADEDTKTEMINRELQISQREKQEILAFESHLAAASTKQTITESNSLLLSQLTSLDPQGPPRRPPPQVQEQVKSLNQSLRLGHLLCRSRSPDFLLNIIQRQASSQSMPWLADLVQSSEGSLDVLPVQCLCEFLLHDAADDGLPVEDDEDAESKEQKAKKRQRQQKQRQLLGRLQDLLLGSKADEQTTCEVLDYFLRRLSSSQAASRVLAMKGLSLVLSEGGLKDGEEREQPMEEDSADAELLPGYQWLLQDLPKLPLFDSVRGMTSTALQQAIHMETDPQTISAYLIYLSQHAPIEEQAAHNDLALDIARLIVERSTIMNNLFSKHSSRPESNAVLSAFLTIFSTYIKRMRKTKEGEDLYSWSESQDQVFLRWTTGETATMHILVVHAMVILLTLGPPKGESDFFALLSIWFPEKKPLPTAFLVDTSEEALLLPDWLKLRMIRSEVSQLVDAALQDLEPQQLLLFVQSFGIPVSSMSKLLQYLDQAVSHDPESLEQNIMDKHYMAHLVEVQHERGATGGHTFHSLLSSSLPSQRDSLETSKAKVTLETPHSSVKMRATTQLPSVGPEDDLTGMLLQIFPIKVDPRWHGPPPSQLSLALQQALAKELMRARQGQIQQGGMAFRLLQAIATLLTSTHAGLIVISMHRSHVLSCPLMRQLHLYQRLVSQDLAFSSLFLKVVDEMSMWLDNPTVEAGPLKSLLKSFAGQSTHIQRHSDVRTAFIHLAEALAFRRDPEVPLRAVMTMLKAGERCNAEAELIGKVLQGLMEFKSPYLEELLSLLMTVGTQNGAAGPVAMVISLLLQESEERTVKKELDTKSDSEVTKSGLNSGLLVDWLEHLDPEVTSVCPDMQQKLLFALNKARGTPAYRPYLLALLTHQSNWSTLLPCISALLSKHRDYKLDPSSALDFLWACSHIPRIWQGRDQKIPQKKTEKFVLRLSSEELISLVDLILSESKLSSVNSPSDDKSVLDQASCSLIQSRLPLLHSYCDGSLENIKKVSEYLINCTMKWDDSAMSKWCQNLLLQIYLHFPEVIQHVTLPGDTFSSGGAADGSSCKLDVLVHRLVTLLADVGDSKSVEGRVSDANLACRRLAVSHPVLLLRHLPMIAGLLHGRIHLNMQEFRQQNHMTFFSNVLAILELLQPLVFHSDHQRALQDCLLSFMKVLQNFQRSRSPLIFINKFLQFTQKYITHDAAAAIPYLQKHSDILQSLCAENPDLVQLKSLLAGLTLPVKSSSADVTTEDRDDDLSTGSLPLVNISAPFTLSAADMTMYLKKMSKGEAVEDVLEVLTEVDEKSRRSPEIIQYFTNDLQRLMTSSEDLSRNMAFSLALRCIQNNPSLATDFLPTFMYCIGSGNFDVVQTALRNLPEYVLLCQEHADILLHKAFLVGIYGQIDTSSVISESMKVLHMEATT, encoded by the exons ATGAATCGTCCAAAACCTACAACACTGAGGCGCCCTAGTGCTGCAAAACCATCAG GCCATCCTCCACCAGGGGATTTCATCGCTCTGGGCTCAAAGAGCCAGACAGGAGAGCCCAAAGCACCTCCTGTCCTCCTAAAGCCAGCATCAACAGGTTTACCTGCTGACCGTAAGAGAGAGACTTCCTCCACTCTACCCTCCTCATCTGGTTTGTCTACCCTAACCAAGAGACCCAAATTAGCCACTACACCTCCTGTCAGTGCTCTGGGACGCCTTGCAGATGTTGCAGCAGTAGATAAGAGGGCTATATCACCCTCAATAAAGGAGCCTTCAGTGGTACCAATTGAAG tgtCTCCAGCTGTCCTGCTGGATGAGATTGAAGCTGCAGAGTCAGAGGGAAATGATGATCGTGTGGAGGGATTGCTGTGTGGAGCAGTGAGACAACTGAAGATGAACAGAGCCAAACCGGATATCACTCTGTACCTCAGCCTTATGTTTCTGGCCAAAATCAAGCCCAATGTCTTTGCTACCCAGGGAATTATTGAG GCATTGTGTAGCCTCCTGCGTCGGGACGCTTCCATCAACTTTAAGGCAAAAGGCAACAGCCTGGTGTCAGTTCTGGCGTGCAATTTGCTCATGGCAGCCTATGAGGAGGATGAGAACTGGCCAGAGATCTTTGTCAAA GTTTACATTGAAGACTCGCTTGGAGAAAGGATATGGGTTGACAGCTCCCACTGTAAGACTTTTGTTGATAACATCCAGACGGCTTTTGCTACAAAGATGCCACCCAAGAGTATGCTGCTGCAGGCCGACAGTGGTCGCACTGCTGGGGATCTCAGTGCAG GTGACAGCCCTCATCCATCAACACCAGATGAAGATGACAGTCAGACTGAACTACTGATAGCAGAAGAGAAACTTAGTCCCGAGGATGAAGGCCAAATTAGCCCAAG GTATGAGGAATTGGCAGAGAGTGTGGAGGACTATGTGCTTGACGTCTTAAGGGATCAGCTGAACCGCAGGCAACCAATGGACAATGTCTCCCGAAATCTGTTGCGTCTGCTCACAGCAACATGTGGCTACAAAGAGGCACGTCTTCTGGCTGTGCAGAGGTTGGAGATGTGGCTCCAGAACCCAAAG CTGACTCGACCCGCTCAGGATCTCCTCATGTCATTGTGCATGAACTGCAGCACACACGGAGCAGACGACATGGAGGTGATCTCTAGCCTCATCAAGATCAGGCTGAAGCCTAAAGTCCTTCTGAACCACTACATGCTGTGTGTCAG AGAGCTGCTAAATGCACATAGAGACAATTTGGGCACGATGGTGAAGCTGGTGATTTTCAACGAGCTTTCTAATGCCAGGAATCCCAACAATATGCAGGTTCTGCACACAGTGCTGCAGCACAGCCCAGAGCAAGCACCAAAG TTCTTGGCGATGGTGTTCCAGGACTTGCTAACCAATAAGGACGATTACTTGCGAGCCTCTAGAGCTTTGCTCAGAGAGATCATCAAACAGACAAAGCATGAGATCAATTTCCAGTCGTTTTGTTTCGGTTTGATGCAGGAGAGAAAAGAGGCGACCTATGTAGACATGGAGTTCAAA GAGCGCTTTGTGATCCAGGTGACGGATTTACTCACAGTCTCCATGATGTTGGGCATCACTGCTCAAGTTAAGGAAGCTGGCATTGCGTGGGACAAAGGGGAGAAAAAAA ATCTAGAAGTTCTGAGGTCTTTCCAGAATCAGATTGCTTCCATCCAGAGAGACGCCGTGTGGTGGCTTCACACTGTGGTCCCTACGATCAGCAAAGTGGGTGCCAAAGACTATGTTCACTG CCTTCACAAAGTGCTTTTCACCGAGCAGCCTGAGACCTATTACAAGTGGGACAACTGGCCTCCAGAAAGTGACAGAAA TTTCTTCCTTCGCCTTTGCTCTGAGGTGCCGCTGCTCGAGGACACTCTGATGCGCATCCTGGTCATCGGGCTGTCCCGTGATTTGCCCCTGGGGCCAGCCGACGCCATGGAGCTCGCAGATCACCTGGTCAAGAGAGCGGCTGCAGTTCAATCTGATG ATCTAGAGGTCCTGAGAGTGGAGAGAATCCAGCTAATTGATGCTGTGCTGAATCTGTGCACATACCACCACCCAGAGAACATTCAGCTGCCAGCAGG GTACCAACCGCCTAATTTGGCAATATCGACGCTCTATTGGAAGGCATGGCTCCTGTTACTTGTGGTGGCTGCCTTTAATCCTCAAAAAATAG GCTCGGCTGCCTGGGATGGTTATCCTACACTAAAAATGCTTATGGAGATGGTAATGACAAA TAACTACACGTACCCGCCATGTACCATTGCTGACGAGGACACAAAGACAGAAATGATCAACAGGGAGTTGCAAATCTCCCAACGAGAGAAGCAGGAGATTTTGGCCTTTGAGAGCCATTTGGCGGCTGCCTCTACTAAACAGACCATCACAGAGAGCAACAGCTTGCTGCTGTCTCAGCTTACCAGCCTGGACCCACA GGGTCCTCCGCGTCGGCCTCCTCCTCAGGTCCAGGAGCAGGTGAAAAGCCTCAACCAGTCTCTCCGTCTCGGTCATCTCCTCTGTCGCAGCCGCAGCCCTGACTTCCTGCTCAACATCATCCAGAGACAG gCATCCTCTCAGTCCATGCCCTGGTTAGCCGACTTGGTCCAGTCCAGTGAGGGGTCCCTGGATGTGCTTCCAGTACAGTGTCTGTGTGAATTTCTCTTGCACGATGCTGCAGATGACGGCCTGCCAgtggaggatgatgaagatgcaGAGAGCAAAGAGCAGAAAGCTAAAAAGAGACaa CGACAACAAAAGCAGAGGCAGTTACTTGGGCGACTCCAGGATCTTCTCTTGGGCTCTAAAGCTGACGAACAGACAACCTGTGAAGTTCTGGATTACTTCCTGCGCCGTCTCAGCTCTTCCCAAGCTGCTTCTAGAGTCCTAGCCATGAAG GGTTTATCTTTGGTGCTGAGTGAAGGAGGCTTAAAAGATGGAGAGGAGCGAGAGCAGCCCATGGAGGAAGACTCTGCAGATGCTGAGCTTCTCCCTGGTTACCAGTGGCTGCTGCAGGACCTCCCAAAGCTCCCCTTATTTGACAGCGTCCGGGGCATGACTTCAACCGCCTTGCAGCAG GCCATTCACATGGAAACAGATCCACAGACCATCAGTGCATACCTCATCTACCTTTCCCAGCATGCTCCCATTGAGGAGCAGGCAGCTCATAACGACCTTGCACTG GACATTGCCCGTCTGATCGTGGAGCGATCCACCATCATGAACAATTTGTTTTCCAAACACTCTAGCAGACCTGAATCTAATGCAGTGCTATCTGCTTTCCTCACTATTTTTTCTACCTACATCAAAAGGATGAGGAAGACTAAGGAGGGCGAGGATCTGTACAGCTGG TCAGAGTCTCAGGACCAAGTGTTCCTCCGCTGGACCACAGGGGAGACGGCTACGATGCACATTCTTGTGGTCCATGCAATGGTCATCTTGCTGACACTGGGACCACCCAAAG GAGAGAGTGATTTTTTTGCTCTCTTGAGCATCTGGTTTCCTGAAAAGAAACCTCTGCCTACTGCTTTCCTGGTTGACACCTCAGAGGAGGCTCTACTGCTGCCGGACTGGTTGAAGCTGAGGATGATCCGTTCAGAGGTCTCTCAATTAGTAGATGCAG CTTTACAGGACTTGGAGCCtcagcagctgctgctgtttgttcagtCTTTTGGCATTCCCGTCTCAAGCATGAGTAAACTCCTGCAGTACCTGGATCAGGCTGTCTCTCATGATCCAGAAAGTCTGGAGCAAAACATCATGGACAAAC ATTACATGGCTCATTTGGTTGAGGTGCAGCATGAGCGAGGTGCCACTGGGGGGCACACTTTCCATTCTCTGCTTAGCTCTTCCCTTCCTTCACAAAGAG ATTCATTGGAAACTAGTAAGGCAAAGGTTACCTTGGAAACACCTCACAGCTCCGTAAAAATGAGAGCAACCACTCAACTTCCATCAGTCGGGCCTGAGGATGATCTCACTGGCATGTTGCTTCAG ATTTTCCCCATAAAGGTGGACCCTCGTTGgcatgggcctcctcccagtcaGCTCTCTCTCGCCCTGCAGCAGGCCTTGGCTAAGGAACTGATGCGGGCCAGGCAAGGGCAGATTCAGCAGGGGGGCATGGCCTTTCGTCTCCTGCAGGCTATCGCAACCCTGCTCACTTCCACCCATGCAGGGCTTATTGTCATTTCAATGCACCGcagccatgttctctcttgtcCTCTAATGCGCCAGCTTCATCTGTATCAG CGTCTTGTATCCCAGGACCTTGCTTTCTCCTCGCTATTCCTAAAAGTCGTCGATGAGATGTCAATGTGGTTAGACAACCCAACTGTGGAGGCCGGACCTCTGAAGTCCCTTCTCAAGTCCTTCGCCGGTCAGAGCACTCACATACAACGACACAGTGACG TGCGTACAGCTTTCATACATTTGGCCGAGGCTTTGGCGTTTCGCAGAGACCCTGAGGTGCCACTAAGAGCTGTCATGACAATGCTGAAGGCTGGAGAAAGATGCAATGCTGAAGCTGAGCTCATTGGCAAag TGTTACAAGGATTGATGGAGTTTAAGTCGCCATATTTGGAGGAGCTACTGTCTCTGCTGATGACCGTCGGTACTCAGAATGGGGCTGCTGGgcctgttgccatggtgataTCCCTGCTCCTTCAGGAAAGTGAGGAGCGAACAGTGAAAAAGGAATTGGATACAAAGAG CGATTCTGAGGTAACAAAGTCAGGACTGAACTCCGGGCTGCTGGTTGATTGGCTGGAGCATCTTGACCCTGAAGTTACCTCGGTGTGCCCGGACATGCAGCAGAAACTGCTTTTTGCCCTCAAcaag GCACGGGGCACCCCGGCCTACAGACCTTATCTTTTGGCCTTGCTTACTCACCAGTCCAACTGGTCCACCTTGCTGCCGTGCATCAGTGCTCTGCTCAGCAAGCACAGAGACTACAA acTGGATCCATCATCAGCCCTCGACTTCCTCTGGGCATGTAGTCACATTCCACGCATCTGGCAAGGACGTGACCAGAAGATCCCTCAG AAGAAAACCGAGAAGTTTGTACTGCGACTGAGCTCTGAGGAGCTCATCAGCCTAGTGGACCTCATCTTGTCAGAGTCAAAGCTCAGTAGTGTCAACTCACCCAGTGATGATAAAAGTGTCCTGGACCAGGCCTCCTGTTCCCTTATCCAATCCAGACTCCCCCTCCTTCACTCCTACTGTGATGGATCCCTTGAAAACATCAAGAAAGTATCAGAATACCTCATTAACTGCACAATGAAGTGGGATGACAG tGCAATGAGTAAGTGGTGCCAGAACCTGCTGCTGCAAATCTATCTACACTTCCCTGAGGTCATCCAGCACGTAACCCTGCCTGGAGACACGTTCAGCAGTGGCGGGGCTGCAGACGGTAGCAGCTGCAAG CTGGATGTACTGGTTCATCGCCTTGTCACACTGCTCGCTGATGTCGGAGACTCAAAGTCTGTTGAGGGTCGTGTCTCTGATGCCAACCTAGCCTGTAGGAGACTGGCTGTGTCGCATCCTGTTCTTTTACTcag ACACCTCCCCATGATTGCAGGACTCCTACATGGTCGCATTCACTTAAACATGCAGGAGTTCCGGCAGCAaaaccacatgaccttcttTAGCAATGTGCTGGCCATCCTGGAGCTCCTGCAACCACTTGTTTTCCACAGTGACCACCAGAGGGCGCTTCAAGACTGCCTTCTGTCCTTTATGAAAGTTCTTCAG aactTTCAGAGGAGTCGTTCTCCGCTGATCTTCATCAATAAGTTTCTGCAGTTTACACAGAAGTACATAACACATGATGCTGCAGCTGCCATTCCTTATTTACAAAAGCACTCTGACATC